One genomic region from Actinocatenispora thailandica encodes:
- a CDS encoding SPFH domain-containing protein, translated as MSTTRTGVDDETAVQMPSPQVTERAARSTSGWPLLALLLVLIVLGVALIAVGGNGSGARVALVPIGVVAAVVGVLLAPGLTAVAPGEARVVQLLGSYRGTVREQGFRWVNPFTKRHKVSTRIRNLETETSKVNDADGNPIEMAAVVVWQVHDTARAVFEVDDFTAFVAIQSETAVRHIAGSYPYDSHADSALSLRDNATEITGKLTDEIAARVAAAGVRVVESRITRLSYAPEIAQVMLQRQQAGAVVAARQRIVEGAVGMVEAALDKLAEHDVVELDEERKAAMVSNLLVVLCGDRGTQPVVNTGSLYQ; from the coding sequence ATGTCCACGACACGCACCGGCGTTGACGACGAGACCGCCGTGCAGATGCCCAGCCCGCAGGTCACCGAGCGCGCCGCCCGCAGCACGTCCGGATGGCCGCTGCTCGCGCTGCTGCTCGTGCTGATCGTGCTCGGCGTCGCGCTGATCGCGGTCGGTGGCAACGGTTCCGGCGCCCGGGTGGCGCTGGTGCCCATCGGCGTGGTGGCGGCGGTGGTCGGGGTGCTCCTCGCCCCCGGCCTGACCGCCGTGGCGCCGGGCGAGGCACGCGTGGTGCAGCTGCTCGGCAGCTACCGCGGCACCGTGCGCGAGCAGGGCTTCCGGTGGGTCAACCCGTTCACCAAGCGGCACAAGGTGTCCACCCGGATCCGCAACCTGGAGACGGAGACGTCCAAGGTCAACGACGCCGACGGCAACCCGATCGAGATGGCCGCGGTGGTGGTCTGGCAGGTGCACGACACCGCCCGCGCGGTGTTCGAGGTCGACGACTTCACCGCGTTCGTGGCGATCCAGAGCGAGACCGCGGTGCGCCACATCGCCGGCAGCTACCCGTACGACTCGCACGCCGACAGCGCGCTCTCGTTGCGGGACAACGCCACCGAGATCACCGGCAAGCTCACCGACGAGATCGCGGCGCGGGTCGCCGCCGCCGGCGTGCGGGTGGTCGAGTCGCGCATCACCCGGCTGTCCTACGCCCCGGAGATCGCCCAGGTCATGTTGCAACGCCAGCAGGCCGGTGCCGTGGTCGCGGCCCGGCAGCGCATCGTCGAGGGCGCGGTGGGCATGGTCGAGGCGGCGCTGGACAAACTGGCCGAGCACGACGTGGTCGAACTCGACGAGGAGCGCAAGGCAGCCATGGTCTCCAACCTGCTGGTCGTGCTGTGCGGTGACCGCGGCACCCAGCCGGTCGTCAACACCGGATCGCTCTACCAGTGA
- a CDS encoding TetR/AcrR family transcriptional regulator: MSQSAGDLRVRRTRKLLREALVALIEERGFDRVTVGAITERAMVSRAAFYRNYRDKYQLVEQIFDEAMAEVRGQVADGDPDSRRARWVAFFGHVDEYHRLYAALLGARGSAWFASRMRSALAELTAPHFPPDAPVPGLLPAALSAVFVESIVWWLANDRPVPAAEIADRSADLAGAMIARATSWPVRPRRSRTGKK; the protein is encoded by the coding sequence GTGTCTCAGTCGGCCGGTGATCTGCGGGTGCGGCGGACCCGGAAGCTGTTGCGCGAGGCGCTGGTCGCGCTGATCGAGGAGCGCGGTTTCGACCGCGTCACGGTCGGCGCGATCACCGAGCGGGCGATGGTCAGCCGGGCCGCCTTCTACCGCAACTACCGCGACAAGTACCAGCTGGTCGAGCAGATCTTCGACGAGGCGATGGCCGAGGTGCGTGGCCAGGTGGCGGACGGCGATCCGGACTCCCGGCGGGCCCGGTGGGTGGCGTTCTTCGGCCACGTCGACGAGTACCACCGGCTCTACGCCGCGCTGCTCGGCGCCCGGGGCAGCGCCTGGTTCGCCAGCCGGATGCGGTCGGCGCTGGCGGAGCTGACGGCGCCGCATTTCCCGCCGGACGCGCCGGTACCGGGGTTGCTGCCCGCGGCGCTGTCTGCGGTGTTCGTGGAGTCGATCGTGTGGTGGCTGGCCAACGACCGGCCGGTGCCGGCGGCGGAGATCGCCGACCGGTCCGCCGATCTCGCCGGGGCGATGATCGCCCGGGCGACGTCGTGGCCGGTTCGGCCGCGGCGGAGCCGGACTGGCAAAAAGTGA
- a CDS encoding zinc-binding dehydrogenase — translation MSRTASVAQVDGPDAAAVPGRPEEDSMHVSRIHQFGPPQVLRYEQVDDPEPAAGEVLVAVERAGVSYGDVIVRAGRHPVPLPYVPGVEVGGRVVAVGDGADPALLDRRVVACTVRNAGGYAELARARAGYTFAVPDGLGLDRAVAAFQAGAVALGLLAAMRVRPGDTVLVTAAAGRIGLLLVQLARAAGGTVIAAAGGGPKLAAAREAGAAHAVDYTDPDWPDQVRQVTGGRGAEVVLDAVGGTLGAQAIDAAARPGGRIGIYGFASGTWTPLDTAAIVPAGRSVSGPLSLVFAKPADEQRADAEQALALAAGGQLVPRLHAEYPLADAAAAHTELAARHTIGGVQLLP, via the coding sequence TTGTCTCGCACAGCCAGCGTCGCGCAGGTCGACGGTCCCGACGCCGCGGCGGTGCCGGGCCGCCCCGAGGAGGACAGCATGCACGTCAGCCGCATCCACCAGTTCGGTCCGCCGCAGGTCCTGCGGTACGAGCAGGTCGACGACCCGGAGCCGGCGGCCGGCGAGGTGTTGGTGGCCGTCGAGCGCGCCGGGGTCAGCTACGGCGACGTGATCGTGCGGGCCGGCCGCCACCCGGTACCGCTGCCGTACGTACCGGGCGTCGAGGTCGGTGGCCGGGTGGTGGCGGTCGGCGACGGCGCCGACCCCGCTCTCCTCGACCGGCGGGTCGTCGCCTGCACCGTGCGAAACGCCGGCGGCTATGCCGAACTGGCCCGCGCCCGCGCCGGGTACACCTTCGCGGTCCCGGACGGGCTCGGCCTGGACCGCGCGGTCGCCGCCTTCCAGGCCGGCGCGGTCGCCCTCGGCCTGCTGGCCGCGATGCGGGTACGCCCCGGCGACACGGTCCTGGTCACCGCCGCCGCCGGCCGGATCGGCCTGCTGCTCGTCCAGCTCGCCCGGGCCGCCGGCGGCACCGTGATCGCCGCCGCCGGTGGCGGCCCGAAGCTCGCCGCCGCCCGGGAAGCCGGCGCCGCACACGCGGTGGACTACACCGACCCCGACTGGCCGGACCAGGTACGACAGGTCACCGGTGGCCGGGGCGCCGAGGTGGTGCTGGACGCGGTCGGCGGCACCCTCGGCGCGCAGGCGATCGACGCCGCGGCGCGGCCCGGTGGCCGGATCGGCATCTACGGTTTCGCCAGCGGTACCTGGACGCCGCTGGACACCGCGGCGATCGTCCCCGCCGGACGATCGGTGTCCGGGCCGCTGAGCCTGGTGTTCGCCAAGCCGGCCGACGAGCAGCGGGCCGACGCCGAGCAGGCACTCGCGCTCGCCGCGGGCGGCCAGCTCGTGCCCCGGCTGCACGCCGAGTACCCGCTGGCCGACGCCGCCGCCGCGCACACCGAGCTGGCCGCCCGGCACACCATCGGCGGCGTTCAGCTGCTCCCCTGA
- a CDS encoding helix-turn-helix domain-containing protein gives MDTVGELLRQWRHRRHLSQLDLAIAADVSARHVSLVETGKTRPSAEMVLRLAEQLDVPLRGRNRLLLAAGFAPRFQERPLDSDALASARDALTRVLRAHEPYPAMVFDRRWNIVLANRAVDAFLVGVAPELLRPPVNMVRLALEPRGFADNIVNLADVRSVLRARITRQLAAAPDAELTALYERYLAPGDRDGDDGRIESDVLTPMLFRFGDRELRLFSTITTFGTPMDITLDEVSVESYYPADDETAAHFAAARRGAQGSS, from the coding sequence ATGGACACGGTCGGGGAACTGTTGCGGCAGTGGCGGCACCGGCGACACCTCAGCCAGCTCGACCTCGCGATCGCCGCCGACGTGTCGGCCCGCCACGTCAGCCTGGTCGAGACCGGCAAGACCAGACCCAGCGCCGAGATGGTGCTGCGGCTGGCCGAACAGCTCGACGTGCCGCTGCGGGGCCGCAACCGGCTGCTGCTCGCCGCCGGGTTCGCGCCCCGGTTCCAGGAACGGCCGCTGGACAGCGATGCGCTGGCATCCGCCCGCGATGCGCTCACGCGGGTGCTGCGCGCGCACGAGCCGTACCCGGCGATGGTGTTCGACCGGCGGTGGAACATCGTGCTGGCCAACCGTGCCGTGGACGCGTTCCTGGTCGGGGTGGCCCCCGAACTGCTGCGACCGCCGGTGAACATGGTGCGGCTGGCGCTGGAGCCGCGCGGGTTCGCCGACAACATCGTCAACCTGGCCGACGTCCGGTCGGTGCTGCGGGCTCGCATCACCCGGCAGCTCGCCGCCGCCCCGGACGCCGAACTCACCGCGCTGTACGAGCGGTACCTGGCGCCGGGCGACCGGGACGGCGACGACGGACGGATCGAGTCCGACGTGCTGACCCCGATGCTGTTCCGGTTCGGTGACCGGGAACTGCGGTTGTTCTCCACCATCACCACGTTCGGCACGCCGATGGACATCACCCTGGACGAGGTCTCGGTCGAGTCGTACTACCCGGCCGACGACGAGACCGCCGCCCACTTCGCCGCGGCCCGGCGTGGTGCTCAGGGGAGCAGCTGA
- a CDS encoding nuclear transport factor 2 family protein encodes MSSTVGAGTATLVDMITDNKSIVAGALEQMVATGGTDALEPLLRDDFVHHKPDSTSSTKAEWLADVRAVPISRLRVEILHLLADGDHVVLHTRRWLDGGGPGIAAVDVWRLDGGLIAEAWELVEPLADVAANLAWWRTDAA; translated from the coding sequence ATGTCATCGACAGTGGGCGCGGGCACCGCAACACTGGTCGACATGATCACCGACAACAAGAGCATCGTGGCCGGAGCACTGGAGCAGATGGTCGCGACCGGCGGTACCGACGCCCTGGAACCGTTGCTACGGGACGATTTCGTCCACCACAAGCCGGATTCGACCTCCTCGACCAAGGCCGAGTGGCTCGCCGACGTGCGCGCGGTACCGATCAGCCGGCTCCGGGTGGAGATCCTGCACCTGCTCGCCGACGGCGACCACGTCGTGCTGCACACCCGGCGCTGGTTGGACGGCGGTGGCCCCGGCATCGCGGCCGTGGACGTCTGGCGGCTGGACGGCGGGCTGATCGCCGAGGCATGGGAGCTGGTCGAGCCGCTCGCCGACGTGGCCGCGAACCTGGCCTGGTGGCGGACCGACGCGGCCTGA
- a CDS encoding L,D-transpeptidase: protein MSSRGLSRYRRGHLALVGVLAAAGLALSACSSGGGGGHATSGSSKAPAGRHSASPSPKPTGAPVHVSLLEGDGNTYGVGMPIIVYFDKAITDPAAFEKAATVTVNGQPAGGAWYFQHSGRSDQALEGHYRPEKYWPGHAKIEMKLPVKGLSAGPGLVFDDSLTLSIATGAANVSTVDCQAERMVVTSDGKTVKTLPTSCGAAKTPTYYGTKVVMQKGETDPKTGKMRPDGTVNMVSNNPADPYNLMVPWSVRITNSGEYVHSASWNGGNIGRRSTSNGCTNLNVDDAKWFYGFAQVGDVVTYKNTGGNEMREWDGYGDWNVPWATWQQGGSLKSKH from the coding sequence GTGAGTTCACGAGGTCTTTCTCGATACCGGCGGGGTCACCTGGCGCTGGTCGGGGTGCTGGCGGCGGCCGGCCTCGCGCTGTCGGCCTGCTCGTCCGGCGGCGGCGGTGGGCACGCCACGTCCGGCTCGTCGAAGGCGCCGGCCGGCAGGCACTCGGCGAGCCCGTCGCCGAAGCCGACCGGGGCGCCGGTGCACGTGTCGCTGCTGGAGGGCGACGGCAACACCTACGGCGTCGGGATGCCGATCATCGTCTACTTCGACAAGGCGATCACCGATCCCGCCGCGTTCGAGAAGGCCGCCACCGTGACGGTGAACGGGCAGCCGGCCGGCGGCGCCTGGTACTTCCAGCACAGTGGCCGCTCCGACCAGGCGCTGGAGGGCCACTACCGGCCGGAGAAGTACTGGCCGGGGCACGCGAAGATCGAGATGAAGCTGCCGGTCAAGGGGCTGTCCGCCGGGCCGGGGCTGGTGTTCGACGACAGCCTGACGCTGTCCATCGCCACCGGCGCGGCCAACGTGTCCACTGTGGACTGCCAGGCGGAGCGGATGGTGGTCACCTCGGACGGCAAGACCGTCAAGACGCTGCCCACCTCGTGCGGCGCGGCGAAGACCCCGACGTACTACGGGACGAAGGTGGTCATGCAGAAGGGCGAGACCGACCCGAAGACCGGCAAGATGCGCCCGGACGGCACCGTCAACATGGTCTCCAACAACCCGGCCGACCCGTACAACCTGATGGTGCCGTGGTCGGTGCGCATCACCAACTCCGGCGAGTACGTGCACTCCGCGTCGTGGAACGGCGGCAACATCGGCCGCCGCTCCACCTCCAACGGCTGCACCAACCTCAACGTCGACGACGCGAAGTGGTTCTACGGGTTCGCGCAGGTCGGCGACGTGGTGACGTACAAGAACACCGGCGGCAACGAGATGCGCGAGTGGGACGGCTACGGCGACTGGAACGTGCCGTGGGCGACCTGGCAGCAGGGTGGCTCGCTCAAGTCCAAGCACTGA
- a CDS encoding GNAT family N-acetyltransferase, with translation MTDSKLLTASDIPLLQELAQRVTALRPDQISAGASYGELAWVWGKGCAALGDTWPRRLWYAGDELVAWGWAFLPHTVRRNDGSVRKVTGSSLSYQVHPDHLALVDEIIDWYEEVTPGLERAVTPTNAEEFALARWAAQGYRPDDGDCTLLNQRALSEIEQPVLPDGFSIRTADETGAAAAVQAHLDAWSPSGYTAQSYRDVRATAAYRGELHLLVEAPDGTMAASTIMWYDPANRSIEFEPVGTHPQYRRRGLARAVMLAGMHRARAAGARHATVVCDGSPDNPGPFRTYQGLGFREISRDVPLVKPAG, from the coding sequence ATGACCGACTCCAAGCTGTTGACCGCCAGCGACATCCCGCTGTTGCAGGAACTCGCGCAGCGCGTCACGGCACTGCGGCCGGACCAGATCAGCGCCGGCGCCTCGTACGGAGAACTGGCCTGGGTCTGGGGCAAGGGCTGCGCCGCCCTCGGCGACACCTGGCCGCGGCGGCTCTGGTACGCCGGGGACGAGCTGGTGGCCTGGGGCTGGGCGTTCCTGCCGCACACGGTGCGGCGCAACGACGGGTCGGTCCGCAAGGTCACCGGCTCCTCGCTGAGCTACCAGGTGCATCCGGACCACCTCGCCCTCGTCGACGAGATCATCGACTGGTACGAGGAGGTCACCCCCGGCCTGGAACGCGCGGTGACGCCGACGAACGCGGAGGAGTTCGCGCTGGCCAGGTGGGCGGCACAGGGTTACCGCCCCGACGACGGCGACTGCACCCTGCTCAACCAGCGGGCGCTCAGCGAGATCGAGCAGCCGGTACTGCCGGACGGGTTCTCGATCCGCACCGCCGACGAGACCGGCGCCGCGGCGGCCGTCCAGGCCCACCTGGACGCCTGGTCGCCGTCCGGCTACACGGCGCAGAGCTACCGGGACGTGCGCGCGACCGCCGCCTATCGCGGCGAGCTGCACCTGCTGGTGGAGGCGCCGGACGGCACGATGGCCGCCTCGACGATCATGTGGTACGACCCGGCGAACCGGAGCATCGAGTTCGAACCGGTCGGCACCCATCCGCAGTACCGCCGGCGGGGGCTGGCCCGCGCCGTGATGCTGGCCGGCATGCACCGGGCCAGGGCGGCCGGCGCGCGCCACGCGACCGTGGTCTGCGATGGCTCGCCGGACAACCCCGGCCCCTTCCGGACCTACCAGGGCCTCGGGTTCCGGGAGATCTCCCGAGACGTTCCGCTGGTCAAGCCCGCCGGCTGA
- a CDS encoding acyl-CoA thioesterase: MTREPFRVRITVRGYELDTQGHLNQAVYLQYAEHARWEALRAAGVGQTELIASGAGPVVLETTVRYLRELRGGDEVDVSCAFEYAPGKKTFRLVQHLVKADGTAAAEVTAVGGLLDLHTRRLVADPQAHLRKLATDPDLLGIS; encoded by the coding sequence GTGACACGCGAACCGTTCCGCGTCCGGATCACCGTGCGCGGCTATGAGCTGGATACCCAGGGTCATCTCAACCAGGCGGTCTACCTGCAGTACGCGGAGCACGCCCGGTGGGAGGCGCTGCGCGCTGCCGGCGTCGGTCAGACCGAGCTGATCGCTTCCGGAGCCGGCCCGGTGGTGCTGGAGACCACCGTGCGCTACCTGCGGGAGCTGCGCGGCGGCGACGAGGTGGACGTCAGCTGCGCATTCGAGTACGCGCCGGGCAAGAAGACGTTCCGGCTGGTCCAGCACCTGGTCAAGGCCGACGGGACGGCCGCCGCCGAGGTCACCGCGGTCGGCGGCCTGCTCGACCTGCACACCCGCCGGCTGGTCGCCGACCCGCAGGCGCACCTGCGCAAGCTCGCCACCGACCCGGACCTGCTCGGCATCTCCTGA
- a CDS encoding ATP-dependent helicase, whose translation MPDSAPPADDPAQRQVIEHAAGPLLVLGAPGTGKTTTLVSAVAARAAAGDAEHVLVLTFGRRMADRLRRGIATRLAADPATMAEPAARFRAEPTVRTFPGYAFGLLRRAAVARGGPPPRLLSGPEQDVTIRELLAVGRAEAAYDAGWPEPLRAALATRGFVGELRDLLARAAERGVTAPQLARWGRQLGRGEWTAAARFADQYASVLALRDATPGGSVGYDPAELTRAAIDLLAGDPDLLAAEHDRYRWCFVDELHDTDPAQRELLALLAGDGRFLVAFGDPDSSTFAFRGADPAGVTEFPDRFPAAPGVPAPTVTLRTGWRQAPQLAAATGRITARLPGPARHRAVTPAGPPDGGVDVRVFASAAHEAAYLAHALRRAHLLHGVPWSRMAVLVRSTARQLTPLRRALTQAGVPVQVAAEDLPLSAQSAVAPLLLLLRCALRPDTLDEDSAVALLHSPLGGADPFTERQLRQGLRALALPGGDRRPSGVLLLEALRRPVELAAVDRRWAAPAVRVAELLATARRAAAQPGAGALDVLWAVWSHSGLEQSWLRLAASGGQRGAAADRDLDAVLALFDAARRFTERLPGAAPVAFADHVAAQQLPGDSLAPTAQRGPAVRILTVHAAKGAEWDLVAVPGVQEGAWPDLRLRGSLLGSELVVDLAAGRRPEPGTEEPDPPVVGTAAQRAALLDEERRLFYVAASRARRRLLVSAVAAGDGEELPSRFLSELSTVDTERVASVPRALTLPALVAELRTVLVDPASPPERQRAAARQLARLAAAGVTGAHPNSWWGMGELSDARPLAGVGETVEVSPSTVENVRRCGLRWALERHGGANPPGVEQSVGTLVHAAAAEADDLGALRKFLDEHWDEVEFPARWVVGKKRVEADRMLDKLAEWLADNPRRLAATEHRFRTRLPSRDDAPDVELTGAVDRLEVDDAGRPVIIDLKTGGSAPTDAQAAEHPQLGAYQVAAEHGAFDELPGVAPGAGPGGAALVQLGGARAHPREQHQPALSDADNPAWAQEMVHDAARRMAAATFDAVINEHCRSCAVQTSCPLSTHGRRVTDP comes from the coding sequence GTGCCCGATTCGGCACCGCCGGCCGACGACCCTGCCCAGCGGCAGGTGATCGAGCACGCCGCCGGGCCGCTGCTGGTGCTCGGCGCTCCCGGCACCGGCAAGACCACGACCCTGGTGTCCGCCGTCGCCGCCCGTGCCGCCGCCGGCGACGCCGAGCACGTGCTGGTGCTCACGTTCGGCCGGCGGATGGCCGACCGGCTGCGCCGCGGCATCGCCACCCGGCTCGCCGCCGACCCGGCCACGATGGCGGAGCCGGCGGCGCGGTTTCGGGCCGAGCCGACCGTGCGCACCTTCCCCGGGTACGCGTTCGGGCTGCTGCGCCGCGCCGCCGTGGCGCGCGGCGGGCCACCACCCCGGCTGCTGTCCGGGCCGGAACAGGACGTGACCATCCGCGAGCTGCTCGCCGTCGGCCGCGCCGAGGCGGCGTACGACGCGGGCTGGCCGGAGCCGCTGCGCGCCGCGCTGGCCACCCGCGGGTTCGTCGGCGAGCTGCGCGACCTGCTCGCCCGCGCGGCGGAGCGCGGTGTCACCGCGCCGCAGCTGGCCCGCTGGGGACGGCAACTCGGCCGCGGCGAGTGGACCGCGGCGGCGCGGTTCGCCGACCAGTACGCCTCGGTGCTGGCGCTGCGCGACGCGACCCCCGGCGGTTCGGTCGGCTACGACCCGGCGGAGCTGACCCGCGCCGCGATCGACCTGCTGGCCGGCGATCCGGACCTGCTCGCCGCCGAGCACGACCGGTACCGGTGGTGCTTCGTCGACGAGCTGCACGACACCGACCCGGCGCAGCGCGAGCTGCTCGCGCTGCTGGCCGGCGACGGCCGGTTCCTGGTCGCGTTCGGCGATCCGGACTCCTCCACGTTCGCGTTCCGCGGCGCCGACCCGGCCGGCGTCACCGAGTTCCCGGACCGGTTCCCGGCCGCGCCCGGCGTACCGGCGCCGACGGTGACGCTGCGCACCGGCTGGCGGCAGGCGCCGCAGCTGGCCGCCGCCACCGGCCGGATCACCGCCCGGCTGCCCGGCCCGGCCCGGCACCGGGCCGTCACGCCCGCCGGCCCCCCCGACGGCGGCGTGGACGTGCGGGTGTTCGCCTCCGCCGCGCACGAGGCGGCGTACCTGGCGCACGCCCTGCGGCGGGCGCACCTGCTGCACGGCGTGCCGTGGTCGCGGATGGCGGTACTGGTGCGCTCGACCGCCCGGCAGCTCACGCCGCTGCGCCGGGCGCTGACCCAAGCCGGCGTGCCGGTCCAGGTGGCCGCGGAGGACCTGCCGCTGTCCGCGCAGTCCGCGGTGGCGCCGCTGCTGCTGTTGCTGCGCTGCGCGCTGCGCCCGGACACCCTGGACGAGGACTCCGCCGTCGCGTTGCTGCACTCGCCGCTGGGTGGCGCGGACCCGTTCACCGAGCGGCAGTTGCGGCAGGGGCTGCGCGCGCTGGCGCTGCCCGGCGGTGACCGCCGCCCGTCCGGGGTGCTGCTGCTGGAGGCGCTGCGCCGGCCGGTCGAGCTCGCCGCCGTCGACCGCCGCTGGGCCGCCCCCGCGGTACGCGTCGCCGAACTGCTCGCGACCGCCCGGCGTGCCGCGGCCCAGCCCGGTGCCGGCGCGCTGGACGTGCTGTGGGCGGTGTGGTCGCACAGCGGCCTGGAACAAAGCTGGCTGCGGCTCGCCGCGTCCGGCGGGCAGCGCGGCGCCGCCGCCGACCGCGACCTGGACGCCGTACTGGCGCTGTTCGACGCGGCCCGCCGGTTCACCGAGCGGCTGCCCGGTGCCGCGCCGGTCGCGTTCGCCGACCATGTTGCGGCCCAACAGCTTCCCGGTGACTCGCTGGCGCCGACCGCGCAGCGCGGCCCGGCGGTACGGATCCTGACCGTGCACGCCGCGAAGGGCGCGGAGTGGGACCTGGTCGCGGTGCCCGGGGTGCAGGAGGGCGCCTGGCCGGACCTGCGGCTGCGCGGCAGCCTGCTCGGCTCGGAACTGGTGGTCGACCTCGCGGCCGGCCGGCGCCCCGAGCCCGGCACCGAGGAACCCGATCCGCCGGTGGTCGGTACCGCCGCGCAGCGTGCCGCGCTGCTGGACGAGGAGCGGCGGCTGTTCTACGTGGCGGCCTCCCGGGCCCGCCGCCGGCTGCTGGTGTCCGCGGTCGCCGCCGGCGACGGCGAGGAGCTGCCCAGCCGGTTCCTCTCCGAACTGTCCACAGTCGACACCGAACGGGTCGCTTCGGTACCCCGGGCGCTGACGCTGCCGGCGCTGGTCGCCGAGCTGCGTACGGTGCTGGTCGATCCGGCCAGCCCGCCGGAGCGGCAGCGCGCCGCGGCCCGCCAGCTGGCCCGGCTGGCCGCCGCCGGGGTGACCGGCGCGCACCCGAACTCCTGGTGGGGGATGGGCGAACTGTCCGACGCCCGACCGCTCGCCGGGGTCGGCGAGACCGTCGAGGTGTCGCCGTCCACCGTGGAGAACGTGCGCCGCTGCGGGCTGCGCTGGGCGCTGGAACGGCACGGTGGCGCCAACCCGCCCGGCGTCGAGCAGAGCGTCGGCACCCTGGTCCATGCCGCCGCCGCCGAGGCCGATGACCTCGGTGCGCTGCGCAAGTTCCTCGACGAGCACTGGGACGAGGTGGAGTTCCCGGCGCGCTGGGTGGTCGGCAAGAAGCGCGTCGAGGCCGACCGGATGCTCGACAAGCTGGCCGAGTGGCTGGCCGACAACCCGCGCCGGCTCGCCGCCACCGAGCACCGGTTCCGCACCCGGCTGCCGTCCCGCGACGACGCGCCCGACGTCGAACTGACCGGCGCCGTCGACCGGCTGGAGGTCGACGACGCCGGGCGGCCGGTCATCATCGACCTCAAGACCGGCGGCAGCGCGCCCACCGATGCGCAGGCCGCCGAGCACCCGCAGCTCGGGGCGTACCAGGTGGCCGCCGAGCACGGCGCGTTCGACGAACTGCCCGGCGTCGCGCCCGGCGCCGGACCCGGCGGTGCCGCGCTGGTGCAGCTCGGCGGCGCCCGGGCGCACCCGCGCGAACAGCACCAACCGGCGCTGTCCGACGCGGACAACCCGGCCTGGGCGCAGGAGATGGTGCACGACGCGGCCCGCCGGATGGCCGCCGCCACCTTCGACGCGGTGATCAACGAGCACTGCCGGTCCTGCGCGGTGCAGACCAGCTGCCCGCTGTCGACACACGGGCGGCGGGTGACCGACCCGTGA
- a CDS encoding TetR/AcrR family transcriptional regulator: MARRTQGTSAGLDRGKIARAAVTLVDRDGLERFGVRRLAQELGVDPMSIYHHHKGKAALLDAMSEVVLVEMMADAGDPPDGWVETARWVAQHYRALAYRHPEVFPLLVTRAQTAPVALTALDRLIGAMRTAGLPDRVVADAPMTLFGFLNGYLLAVLNGQPGTTPAVDPSGYPQLAAVAPLQADYGTKAEFDRLLDTVLAGIRSRAAGT; the protein is encoded by the coding sequence GTGGCCAGGCGCACGCAGGGCACCTCGGCGGGGCTGGACCGCGGCAAGATCGCCCGCGCCGCGGTCACCCTGGTCGACCGGGACGGGCTGGAACGGTTCGGGGTGCGCCGGCTGGCCCAGGAACTCGGGGTCGACCCGATGTCGATCTACCACCACCACAAGGGCAAGGCGGCGCTGCTGGACGCGATGTCCGAAGTCGTCCTGGTCGAGATGATGGCCGACGCGGGCGACCCACCGGACGGCTGGGTCGAGACCGCCCGGTGGGTCGCGCAGCACTACCGCGCCCTCGCGTACCGGCATCCCGAGGTGTTCCCGCTGCTGGTCACCCGCGCGCAGACCGCGCCGGTGGCGCTGACGGCGCTGGACCGGCTGATCGGCGCGATGCGTACCGCCGGGCTGCCGGACCGGGTGGTCGCCGACGCGCCGATGACCCTGTTCGGCTTCCTCAACGGCTACCTGCTGGCCGTACTCAACGGGCAGCCCGGCACGACGCCCGCGGTCGACCCGTCCGGGTACCCGCAGCTGGCCGCGGTCGCGCCGCTGCAGGCCGACTACGGCACCAAGGCCGAGTTCGACCGGCTGCTCGACACCGTGCTCGCCGGCATCCGCAGCCGCGCCGCCGGGACCTGA